One window of the Salvia miltiorrhiza cultivar Shanhuang (shh) chromosome 6, IMPLAD_Smil_shh, whole genome shotgun sequence genome contains the following:
- the LOC130990432 gene encoding uncharacterized protein LOC130990432, with product MAVGLAGRCAGGLVDSSWATEEKFEIDGGGRRSEDLGLERLGAADVLVQPVGAGKAQAEAEKLDEVRPAEGLRVAVGGGEAGAGSAGGGVAGGGGEAAGGTAGRGDAGGGVLTGRRAVTGGVAVGGDLGILEEFAN from the exons ATGGCAGTGGGTTTGGCAGGGCGCTGTGCGGGTGGGTTAGTGGATTCATCTTGGGCGACGGAGGAGAAGTTTGAAATTGATGGTGGAGGAAGAAGATCTGAAGATTTAGGTTTGGAGAGGTTGGGCGCCGCTGATGTGCTT GTGCAACCGGTGGGAGCGGGGAAAGCACAGGCGGAGGCGGAGAAGCTGGACGAGGTTCGGCCGGCGGAGGGGTTGCGGGTTGCAGTCGGCGGCGGAGAAGCTGGAGCAGGTTCGGCCGGCGGAGGGGTtgcaggcggcggcggagaagcTGCAGGAGGAACGGCCGGCCGAGGGGATGCAGGCGGCGGCGTGCTCACCGGCAGACGAGCGGTGACGGGCGGCGTTGCTGTAGGAGGCGATTTGGGGATTTTGGAGGAATTTGCGAATTAG
- the LOC130988352 gene encoding uncharacterized protein LOC130988352 isoform X2, whose translation MAASQARNAGLPMINLLRLKGVSILQQLHLEERLLRTSSENWCIINDGTTCPTIVMGVSGKPKELLETDAVLRDEIPVIRRFTGGGTVIVDQGTIFVSFICNKDAITGLQSYPRPIMSWSSLIYKNMFQGIGEFGLRENDYVLGNRKFGGNAQSITKNRWVHHTSFLWDYEVGNMGYLKMPTRVPEYRQEPCGVYMPLEGVHVKVRFH comes from the exons ATGGCGGCATCTCAGGCAAGAAACGCTGGGCTGCCGATGATCAATCTTCTCCGGTTGAAAGGAGTGTCCATTTTGCAGCAATTGCATTTGGAAGAGAGGCTGCTGCGGACTTCGTCTGAAAACTGGTGCATCATCAACGACGGAACAACCTGCCCCACCATCGTCATGGGTGTTTCAGG GAAACCTAAGGAACTTCTTGAAACTGATGCTGTTCTAAGAGATGAAATTCCAGTCATCCGAAGGTTTACAGGAGGTGGTACTGTTATTGTTGATCAGGGCACTATTTTCGTATCGTTTATATGCAACAAGGATGCTATTACAGGTTTACAATCGTATCCTCGACCTATCATGTCATGGAGCAGCCTAATATATAAGAACATGTTTCAAGGAATCGGGGAGTTTGGCCTTCGAGAGAatg ATTACGTGCTTGGCAACCGCAAGTTTGGTGGAAATGCTCAGTctattaccaaaaataggtgGGTTCACCATACTTCCTTTTTATGGGATTATGAGGTCGGTAACATGGGTTATCTGAAAATGCCAACACGAGTTCCTGAATATCGACAG GAACCATGTGGAGTTTATATGCCGCTTGAAGGAGTTCATGTCAAGGTCAGATTTCATTAA
- the LOC130988352 gene encoding uncharacterized protein LOC130988352 isoform X1, with protein sequence MAASQARNAGLPMINLLRLKGVSILQQLHLEERLLRTSSENWCIINDGTTCPTIVMGVSGKPKELLETDAVLRDEIPVIRRFTGGGTVIVDQGTIFVSFICNKDAITGLQSYPRPIMSWSSLIYKNMFQGIGEFGLRENDYVLGNRKFGGNAQSITKNRWVHHTSFLWDYEVGNMGYLKMPTRVPEYRQARNHVEFICRLKEFMSRSDFINGTTDAVAAYFALRSPDADDIQNHSSQFEPSSKLLTRQELGDEASIDLVGTVSQAL encoded by the exons ATGGCGGCATCTCAGGCAAGAAACGCTGGGCTGCCGATGATCAATCTTCTCCGGTTGAAAGGAGTGTCCATTTTGCAGCAATTGCATTTGGAAGAGAGGCTGCTGCGGACTTCGTCTGAAAACTGGTGCATCATCAACGACGGAACAACCTGCCCCACCATCGTCATGGGTGTTTCAGG GAAACCTAAGGAACTTCTTGAAACTGATGCTGTTCTAAGAGATGAAATTCCAGTCATCCGAAGGTTTACAGGAGGTGGTACTGTTATTGTTGATCAGGGCACTATTTTCGTATCGTTTATATGCAACAAGGATGCTATTACAGGTTTACAATCGTATCCTCGACCTATCATGTCATGGAGCAGCCTAATATATAAGAACATGTTTCAAGGAATCGGGGAGTTTGGCCTTCGAGAGAatg ATTACGTGCTTGGCAACCGCAAGTTTGGTGGAAATGCTCAGTctattaccaaaaataggtgGGTTCACCATACTTCCTTTTTATGGGATTATGAGGTCGGTAACATGGGTTATCTGAAAATGCCAACACGAGTTCCTGAATATCGACAG GCCAGGAACCATGTGGAGTTTATATGCCGCTTGAAGGAGTTCATGTCAAGGTCAGATTTCATTAATGGAACCACGGATGCAGTTGCCGCCTATTTTGCATTGAGATCACCCGATGCAGACGATATCCAGAATCATTCCTCTCAATTTGAGCCGTCCAGTAAGCTATTAACTCGACAGGAACTCGGAGATGAAGCCTCTATTGACCTCGTAGGTACCGTCTCTCAGGCGTTGTGA
- the LOC130988354 gene encoding uncharacterized protein LOC130988354 isoform X2 has product MAASQARNAGLPIINFLRLKGVSILQQLHLEERLLRTSSENWCIINDETTRPTIVMGVSGKPKELLETDAVLRDEIPVIRRFTGGGTVIVDQGTIFVSFICNKDAIPGLQSYPRPIMSWSSLIYKNMFQGIGEFGLRENDYVLGNRKFGGNAQSITKNRNHVEFICRLKEFMSRSDFINGTTDAVAAYFALRSPDADDIQNHSSQFEPSSKLLTRQELGDEASIDLVGTVSQAL; this is encoded by the exons ATGGCGGCATCTCAGGCAAGAAACGCTGGGCTGCCGATAATCAATTTTCTCCGGTTGAAAGGAGTGTCCATTTTGCAGCAATTGCATTTGGAAGAGAGGCTGCTGCGGACTTCGTCTGAAAACTGGTGCATCATCAACGACGAAACAACCCGCCCCACCATCGTCATGGGTGTTTCAGG GAAACCTAAGGAACTTCTTGAAACTGATGCTGTTCTAAGAGATGAAATTCCAGTCATCCGAAGGTTTACAGGAGGTGGTACTGTTATTGTTGATCAGGGTACTATTTTCGTATCGTTTATATGCAACAAGGATGCTATTCCAGGTTTACAATCGTATCCTCGACCTATCATGTCATGGAGCAGCCTAATATATAAGAACATGTTTCAAGGAATCGGGGAGTTTGGCCTTCGAGAGAatg ATTACGTGCTTGGCAACCGCAAGTTTGGTGGAAATGCTCAGTctattaccaaaaatag GAACCATGTGGAGTTTATATGCCGCTTGAAGGAGTTCATGTCAAGGTCAGATTTCATTAATGGAACCACGGATGCAGTTGCCGCCTATTTTGCATTGAGATCACCCGATGCAGACGATATCCAGAATCATTCCTCTCAATTTGAGCCGTCCAGTAAGCTATTAACTCGACAGGAACTCGGAGATGAAGCCTCTATTGACCTCGTAGGTACCGTCTCTCAGGCGTTGTGA
- the LOC130988354 gene encoding uncharacterized protein LOC130988354 isoform X1 has product MAASQARNAGLPIINFLRLKGVSILQQLHLEERLLRTSSENWCIINDETTRPTIVMGVSGKPKELLETDAVLRDEIPVIRRFTGGGTVIVDQGTIFVSFICNKDAIPGLQSYPRPIMSWSSLIYKNMFQGIGEFGLRENDYVLGNRKFGGNAQSITKNRWVHHTSFLWDYEVGNMGYLKMPTRVPEYRQARNHVEFICRLKEFMSRSDFINGTTDAVAAYFALRSPDADDIQNHSSQFEPSSKLLTRQELGDEASIDLVGTVSQAL; this is encoded by the exons ATGGCGGCATCTCAGGCAAGAAACGCTGGGCTGCCGATAATCAATTTTCTCCGGTTGAAAGGAGTGTCCATTTTGCAGCAATTGCATTTGGAAGAGAGGCTGCTGCGGACTTCGTCTGAAAACTGGTGCATCATCAACGACGAAACAACCCGCCCCACCATCGTCATGGGTGTTTCAGG GAAACCTAAGGAACTTCTTGAAACTGATGCTGTTCTAAGAGATGAAATTCCAGTCATCCGAAGGTTTACAGGAGGTGGTACTGTTATTGTTGATCAGGGTACTATTTTCGTATCGTTTATATGCAACAAGGATGCTATTCCAGGTTTACAATCGTATCCTCGACCTATCATGTCATGGAGCAGCCTAATATATAAGAACATGTTTCAAGGAATCGGGGAGTTTGGCCTTCGAGAGAatg ATTACGTGCTTGGCAACCGCAAGTTTGGTGGAAATGCTCAGTctattaccaaaaataggtgGGTTCACCATACTTCCTTTTTATGGGATTATGAGGTCGGTAACATGGGTTATCTGAAAATGCCAACACGAGTTCCTGAATATCGACAG GCCAGGAACCATGTGGAGTTTATATGCCGCTTGAAGGAGTTCATGTCAAGGTCAGATTTCATTAATGGAACCACGGATGCAGTTGCCGCCTATTTTGCATTGAGATCACCCGATGCAGACGATATCCAGAATCATTCCTCTCAATTTGAGCCGTCCAGTAAGCTATTAACTCGACAGGAACTCGGAGATGAAGCCTCTATTGACCTCGTAGGTACCGTCTCTCAGGCGTTGTGA
- the LOC130988354 gene encoding uncharacterized protein LOC130988354 isoform X3: protein MAASQARNAGLPIINFLRLKGVSILQQLHLEERLLRTSSENWCIINDETTRPTIVMGVSGKPKELLETDAVLRDEIPVIRRFTGGGTVIVDQGTIFVSFICNKDAIPGLQSYPRPIMSWSSLIYKNMFQGIGEFGLRENDYVLGNRKFGGNAQSITKNRWVHHTSFLWDYEVGNMGYLKMPTRVPEYRQEPCGVYMPLEGVHVKVRFH from the exons ATGGCGGCATCTCAGGCAAGAAACGCTGGGCTGCCGATAATCAATTTTCTCCGGTTGAAAGGAGTGTCCATTTTGCAGCAATTGCATTTGGAAGAGAGGCTGCTGCGGACTTCGTCTGAAAACTGGTGCATCATCAACGACGAAACAACCCGCCCCACCATCGTCATGGGTGTTTCAGG GAAACCTAAGGAACTTCTTGAAACTGATGCTGTTCTAAGAGATGAAATTCCAGTCATCCGAAGGTTTACAGGAGGTGGTACTGTTATTGTTGATCAGGGTACTATTTTCGTATCGTTTATATGCAACAAGGATGCTATTCCAGGTTTACAATCGTATCCTCGACCTATCATGTCATGGAGCAGCCTAATATATAAGAACATGTTTCAAGGAATCGGGGAGTTTGGCCTTCGAGAGAatg ATTACGTGCTTGGCAACCGCAAGTTTGGTGGAAATGCTCAGTctattaccaaaaataggtgGGTTCACCATACTTCCTTTTTATGGGATTATGAGGTCGGTAACATGGGTTATCTGAAAATGCCAACACGAGTTCCTGAATATCGACAG GAACCATGTGGAGTTTATATGCCGCTTGAAGGAGTTCATGTCAAGGTCAGATTTCATTAA
- the LOC130990433 gene encoding protein Ycf2-like → MEKDGIEGEKDATREKRKRVDLEIAAPLNCPCYTTNNQMSPPPFIIWASGGNMLGPAYGVKSLRSKKKYLSINLIDIIDLIPNPINRITFSRNTRHLSHTSKEIYSLIRKRKTVNGGWIDDKIESWVANSDSIDDEEREFLVQFSALTTEKRIDQILLSLTHSDHLSKNDSGYQMIEQPGAIYLRYLVDIHKKYLLNYEFNTSSLAERRVFLAHYQTITYSQTSCGTNTLHFPSHGKPFSLRLALSPSKGILVIGSIGTGRSYLVKYLATNSYVPFITVFLNKFLDNKPKGFLIDESDDIDDSDNIDDCDNIDASDDIDASDDIDASDDVDRDLDTELELLTMMNALTMDMMPEIDRFYIILQFELAKAMSPCIIWIPNIHDLDVNESNYLSLGLLANHLSERCSTRNILVIASTHLCFEFSNVNMDMDPILLQYILDRIYTQYLSDICPYNCKFELEPLNVECMLAVMRVESGERGQAAVSGGFELLLSAVVEIGDLGFYRGRRRNREMEGGRVATTAAISCCSSGIEAKGHD, encoded by the exons ATGGAGAAAGATGGAATTGAAGGGGAGAAAGATGCAACGAGGGAGAAGAGGAAAAGGGTAGATCTGGAGATAGCGGCGCCGCTCAATTGT CCATGTTACACCACCAACAACCAGATGTCGCCACCTCCATTCATCATATGGGCTTCTGGCGGCAACATGCTTGGTCCCGCTTATGGGGTCAAATCACTACGTTCTAAGAAGAAATATTTGAGTATCAATCTCATCGATATCATCGATCTCATACCAAATCCCATCAATCGAATCACTTTTTCGAGAAATACGAGACATCTAAGTCATACAAGTAAAGAGATCTATTCAttgataagaaaaagaaaaaccgTGAATGGGGGTTGGATTGATGATAAAATAGAATCCTGGGTCGCGAACAGTGATtcgattgatgatgaagaaagaGAATTCTTGGTTCAGTTCTCCGCCTTAACGACAGAAAAAAGGATTGATCAAATTCTATTGAGTCTGACTCATAGTGATCATTTATCAAAGAATGACTCTGGTTATCAAATGATTGAACAACCGGGAGCAATTTACTTACGATACTTAGTTGACATTCATAAAAAGTATCTATTGAATTATGAGTTCAATACATCCTCTTTAGCAGAAAGACGGGTATTCCTTGCTCATTATCAGACAATCACTTATTCACAAACTTCGTGTGGGACTAATACTTTGCATTTCCCATCTCATGGAAAACCCTTTTCGCTCCGCTTAGCCTTATCCCCCTCTAAGGGGATTTTAGTGATAGGTTCTATAGGAACTGGACGATCCTATTTGGTCAAATACCTAGCGACAAACTCCTATGTTCCTTTCATTACGGTATTTTTGAACAAGTTCCTGGATAACAAGCCTAAAGGTTTTCTTATTGATGAGAGTGACGATATTGATGATAGTGACAATATTGATGATTGTGACAATATTGATGCTAGTGACGATATTGATGCTAGTGACGATATTGATGCTAGTGACGATGTCGATCGTGACCTTGATACGGAGCTGGAACTGCTAACTATGATGAATGCGCTAACTATGGATATGATGCCGGAAATAGACCGATTTTATATCATCCTTCAATTCGAATTGGCAAAAGCAATGTCTCCCTGCATAATATGGATTCCAAACATTCATGATCTGGATGTGAATGAGTCGAATTACTTATCCCTCGGTCTATTAGCGAACCATCTCTCTGAAAGATGTTCCACTAGAAATATTCTTGTTATTGCTTCGACTCATCTCTGCTTTGAATTTTCTAATGTGAATATGGATATGGATCCAATACTTTTGCAATACATATTGGATCGCATATACACTCAATACTTATCAGATATCTGT CCTTATAACTGTAAATTCGAACTTGAGCCGTTGAATGTTGAGTGTATGCTTGCTGTGATGAGAGTCGAGTCAGGGGAGAGAGGGCAGGCGGCGGTCAGCGGTGGCTTCGAGCTGCTGTTGTCGGCCGTGGTGGAGATTGGGGATCTTGGGTTTTACAGAGGGAGAAGGAGAAATAGGGAGATGGAGGGAGGCAGGGTGGCGACGACGGCGGCAATTAGCTGCTGCTCGTCGGGAATCGAGGCCAAGGGCCACGATTAG
- the LOC130988355 gene encoding uncharacterized protein LOC130988355 isoform X1, with protein sequence MAASQARNAGLPIINLLRLKGVSILQQLHLEERLLRTSSENWCIINDGTTRPTIVMGVSGKPKELLETDAVLRDEIPVIRRFTGGGTVIVDQGTIFVSFICNKDVIPGLQSYPRPIMSWSSLIYKNMFQGIGEFGLRENDYVLGNRKFGGNAQSITKNRWVHHTSFLWDYEVGNMGYLKMPTRVPEYRQARNHVEFICRLKEFMSRSDFINGTTDAVAAYFALRSLDADDIQNHSSQFEPSSKLLTRQELGDEASIDLVGTVSQAL encoded by the exons ATGGCGGCATCTCAGGCAAGAAACGCTGGGCTGCCGATAATCAATCTTCTCCGGTTGAAAGGAGTGTCCATTTTGCAACAATTGCATTTGGAAGAGAGGCTGCTGCGGACTTCGTCTGAAAACTGGTGCATCATCAACGACGGAACAACCCGCCCCACCATCGTCATGGGTGTTTCAGG GAAACCTAAGGAACTTCTTGAAACTGATGCTGTTCTAAGAGATGAAATTCCAGTCATCCGAAGGTTTACAGGAGGTGGTACTGTTATTGTTGATCAGGGCACTATTTTCGTATCGTTTATATGCAACAAGGATGTTATTCCAGGTTTACAATCGTATCCTCGACCTATCATGTCATGGAGCAGCCTAATATATAAGAACATGTTTCAAGGAATCGGGGAGTTTGGCCTTCGAGAGAatg ATTACGTGCTTGGCAACCGCAAGTTTGGTGGAAATGCTCAGTctattaccaaaaataggtgGGTTCACCATACTTCCTTTTTATGGGATTATGAGGTCGGTAACATGGGTTATCTGAAAATGCCAACACGAGTTCCTGAATATCGACAG GCCAGGAACCATGTGGAGTTTATATGCCGCTTGAAGGAGTTCATGTCAAGGTCAGATTTCATTAATGGAACCACGGATGCAGTTGCCGCCTATTTTGCATTGAGATCACTCGATGCAGACGATATCCAGAATCATTCCTCTCAATTTGAGCCGTCCAGTAAGCTATTAACTCGACAGGAACTCGGAGATGAAGCCTCTATTGACCTCGTAGGTACCGTCTCTCAGGCGTTGTGA
- the LOC130988355 gene encoding uncharacterized protein LOC130988355 isoform X2 codes for MAASQARNAGLPIINLLRLKGVSILQQLHLEERLLRTSSENWCIINDGTTRPTIVMGVSGKPKELLETDAVLRDEIPVIRRFTGGGTVIVDQGTIFVSFICNKDVIPGLQSYPRPIMSWSSLIYKNMFQGIGEFGLRENDYVLGNRKFGGNAQSITKNRWVHHTSFLWDYEVGNMGYLKMPTRVPEYRQEPCGVYMPLEGVHVKVRFH; via the exons ATGGCGGCATCTCAGGCAAGAAACGCTGGGCTGCCGATAATCAATCTTCTCCGGTTGAAAGGAGTGTCCATTTTGCAACAATTGCATTTGGAAGAGAGGCTGCTGCGGACTTCGTCTGAAAACTGGTGCATCATCAACGACGGAACAACCCGCCCCACCATCGTCATGGGTGTTTCAGG GAAACCTAAGGAACTTCTTGAAACTGATGCTGTTCTAAGAGATGAAATTCCAGTCATCCGAAGGTTTACAGGAGGTGGTACTGTTATTGTTGATCAGGGCACTATTTTCGTATCGTTTATATGCAACAAGGATGTTATTCCAGGTTTACAATCGTATCCTCGACCTATCATGTCATGGAGCAGCCTAATATATAAGAACATGTTTCAAGGAATCGGGGAGTTTGGCCTTCGAGAGAatg ATTACGTGCTTGGCAACCGCAAGTTTGGTGGAAATGCTCAGTctattaccaaaaataggtgGGTTCACCATACTTCCTTTTTATGGGATTATGAGGTCGGTAACATGGGTTATCTGAAAATGCCAACACGAGTTCCTGAATATCGACAG GAACCATGTGGAGTTTATATGCCGCTTGAAGGAGTTCATGTCAAGGTCAGATTTCATTAA